A stretch of Bordetella genomosp. 13 DNA encodes these proteins:
- the urtA gene encoding urea ABC transporter substrate-binding protein gives MPSNPYPEQELASPSRRRAALALASLPLLGVPALGRAAAPATAAINTTGLAITDTEVTVGQLHSATGTMAISETGSIQSERLAIEQINAMGGILGRKIKIIQEDGASDWPTFAEKARKLLVSDKVATVFGCWTSASRKAVLPVFEKENGLLYYPTFYEGLEESKNVFYTGQEATQQILASLDWLAREKKAKSYYLIGSDYIWPRTSNKIARKHIENVLKGEVVGEEYYPLGHTQFGSLINKIKLRKPDVVFAVVVGGSNVSFYKQLKAAGVTSDKQKLLTISVTEDELLGIGGENCEGFWSCMKYFQSLDNANNKKFVEAFKARYGANAVIGDVTQAAYLGPWLWKMAVEKAGSFDVDKVVAASANLEFKEAPEGYVKVDPNHHLWSKTRIGQIRKDGQFNVIYETAELIRPDPFPKGYQ, from the coding sequence ATGCCTAGCAACCCGTATCCAGAACAAGAACTCGCCTCGCCGTCGCGCCGGCGTGCGGCGCTGGCGCTGGCCTCGCTGCCGCTGCTTGGCGTGCCTGCACTGGGCCGCGCCGCCGCGCCGGCCACGGCCGCCATCAACACCACGGGATTGGCGATCACCGACACCGAAGTGACGGTAGGTCAACTGCACTCCGCCACCGGCACCATGGCGATCAGCGAAACGGGATCCATCCAGTCCGAACGGCTGGCCATCGAACAGATCAACGCCATGGGCGGCATTCTGGGCCGCAAGATCAAGATCATCCAGGAAGACGGCGCGTCCGACTGGCCGACCTTCGCCGAGAAGGCGCGCAAGCTGCTGGTGAGCGACAAGGTCGCCACCGTGTTCGGCTGCTGGACCTCGGCCTCGCGCAAGGCGGTGCTGCCGGTGTTCGAGAAAGAGAACGGCCTGCTGTACTACCCGACCTTCTACGAAGGCCTGGAAGAATCCAAGAACGTGTTCTATACGGGCCAGGAGGCGACGCAGCAGATCCTGGCCAGCCTGGACTGGCTGGCCAGGGAGAAGAAAGCCAAGAGCTACTACCTGATCGGCTCCGACTACATCTGGCCCCGCACCTCGAACAAGATCGCCCGCAAGCACATCGAGAACGTGCTGAAGGGCGAGGTGGTGGGCGAGGAATACTACCCGCTGGGCCATACCCAGTTCGGCTCGCTGATCAACAAGATCAAGCTGAGAAAGCCGGACGTGGTGTTCGCCGTGGTGGTGGGCGGCAGCAATGTGTCGTTCTACAAGCAGCTGAAGGCGGCCGGCGTCACCAGCGACAAGCAGAAACTGCTCACCATCTCCGTGACCGAGGACGAGCTGCTCGGCATCGGCGGCGAGAACTGCGAAGGCTTCTGGTCTTGCATGAAGTACTTCCAGTCGCTGGACAACGCCAACAACAAGAAATTCGTCGAGGCCTTCAAGGCCAGGTATGGCGCCAACGCGGTTATCGGCGACGTGACGCAGGCCGCCTACCTGGGCCCGTGGCTGTGGAAGATGGCCGTGGAGAAGGCCGGCAGCTTCGACGTGGACAAGGTGGTGGCGGCGTCGGCGAATCTCGAGTTCAAGGAAGCGCCCGAAGGCTACGTCAAGGTCGATCCCAACCACCATTTGTGGAGCAAGACCCGCATCGGGCAGATCCGCAAGGACGGCCAGTTCAACGTCATCTACGAGACGGCCGAGCTCATCAGGCCGGATCCATTTCCCAAGGGCTACCAGTAA
- a CDS encoding ATP-binding protein: MEASATQRIVKIRRDYNTWVANETLEDYALRFTPVSFRKWSEFRVANTALGAVSFLALEAIGGALALNYGFVNAFWAILAVAVVVFLTGLPIAYYAARHGLDMDLLTRGAGFGYIGSTITSLIYASFTFIFFALEAAIMALAIERCTGLPLSLGYLACAVVIIPFVTYGITLVNRLQSWTQPLWILMLVAPYVFILHADPAALADLAGFAGRSGESGFNLLMFGAGAAVASALVTQIGEQVDFLRFLPEKTAANRRRWWAALLCAGPGWIVPGMLKMLAGAFLASLVVGHGIPAAQAADPTQMYLVAYGYVFSSPGWALAAMTLFVIVSQVKINVTNAYAGSLAWSNFFARVTHSHPGRVVWLIFNVLIAIGLMEMGVFDALEHVLAIFSHVALAWIGALVADLVVNKPLGLSPRGIEFRRAYLYDINPVGVGATLISLAVSMAADGGLFGQTLRALSPFVALLAAFAAAPVIAWATKGRYYLARQPHDLGGAAHAACVICDHTFEAGDMAHCPAYSGPICSLCCTLDARCQDRCKTGSRLQDQMGAALQRVLPAPVTPLFHTRLAHYLVAIALIAGLLAAVLSLIYYQEAVSMAQAGADAGPLRATFLKLYAALLLIGGVAAWWLVLTNESRQVAQEESDRQTNLLLREIEAHRETDAQLQKAKEAAEAANLAKSRFMGGLSHELRAPLNSILGYAQILQRDPGLPPARREALEVIHRSGKHLTGLIDGLLDIARIEAGKLRLDTTELNLPDFLDQIVKMFRPQTALKGLRFDYQPAPGLPQIVHIDEKRLRQILINLLSNAVKFTPEGHVALRVRQAADMVQMEVEDSGAGIPAEDLDRIFMPFERSWAAASQGDTGTGLGLTICRMLTNIMGGELTVRSKVGQGSVFTLKLFLPEVRSPRGGLPRPGMVTGYSGARRSVLVVDDQASQRRVLREMLEPLGFEVHEADSGHACLTRAAALQPALILMDLSMPGLTGSEVSRLLREQGVATPIIIVSANAHTLEPREAGTWSNDWLLKPVALDELLAKVGTHLGLQWIEPPPMPRQADAGALAGIALGREDAEALLELGAMGYIKGIQARLQDIRLREPHTAALLDHLAALARDFRLSDYDTLLKDHVRRHADARS; the protein is encoded by the coding sequence GTGGAGGCCAGCGCCACACAACGCATCGTCAAGATCCGCCGCGACTACAACACCTGGGTCGCCAACGAGACCCTCGAGGACTACGCGCTGCGCTTCACGCCGGTGTCCTTCCGCAAGTGGTCCGAGTTCCGCGTGGCCAACACGGCCCTGGGCGCGGTGTCCTTTCTGGCGCTCGAGGCCATCGGTGGCGCGCTGGCGCTGAACTACGGTTTCGTCAACGCGTTCTGGGCGATTCTGGCGGTGGCCGTGGTGGTGTTTCTCACCGGGCTGCCCATCGCCTACTACGCCGCGCGCCACGGTCTGGACATGGACCTGCTGACGCGGGGCGCGGGCTTCGGCTACATCGGCTCGACCATCACTTCACTGATCTACGCGTCGTTCACGTTCATCTTCTTCGCGCTGGAAGCCGCCATCATGGCGCTGGCCATCGAGCGCTGCACGGGGCTGCCACTGTCTTTGGGGTACCTGGCGTGCGCCGTGGTGATCATCCCGTTCGTCACCTACGGCATCACGCTGGTGAACCGCCTGCAGTCCTGGACGCAGCCCCTGTGGATACTGATGCTGGTGGCGCCCTATGTGTTCATCCTGCATGCCGACCCGGCGGCGTTGGCCGACCTGGCCGGCTTCGCGGGCCGCAGCGGCGAATCGGGCTTCAACCTGCTGATGTTCGGCGCGGGCGCGGCAGTGGCCTCGGCACTGGTCACGCAGATCGGCGAACAGGTGGACTTCCTGCGCTTCCTGCCCGAAAAGACCGCCGCCAACCGGCGCCGCTGGTGGGCGGCGCTGCTGTGCGCCGGCCCGGGCTGGATCGTGCCCGGCATGCTGAAGATGCTGGCCGGCGCCTTCCTGGCCAGCCTGGTGGTGGGCCACGGCATTCCGGCTGCGCAGGCGGCCGATCCCACGCAGATGTACCTGGTCGCGTATGGCTATGTGTTCTCCAGCCCCGGCTGGGCGCTGGCCGCGATGACGCTGTTCGTCATCGTGTCGCAGGTGAAGATCAACGTCACCAATGCCTACGCCGGCTCGCTGGCATGGTCGAACTTCTTCGCGCGGGTCACGCACAGCCATCCTGGCCGCGTGGTGTGGCTGATCTTCAATGTGCTGATCGCCATCGGCCTGATGGAAATGGGCGTGTTCGATGCGCTGGAGCACGTGCTGGCGATCTTCTCGCACGTGGCGCTCGCATGGATCGGCGCGCTGGTCGCCGACCTGGTCGTCAACAAGCCGCTGGGCCTGAGCCCGCGCGGCATCGAGTTCCGGCGCGCGTACCTGTACGACATCAACCCGGTGGGCGTGGGAGCCACGCTGATATCGCTCGCGGTGTCGATGGCAGCCGACGGCGGCCTGTTCGGGCAGACCCTGCGCGCGCTGTCGCCCTTCGTGGCGCTGCTGGCCGCGTTCGCCGCGGCGCCGGTCATCGCCTGGGCCACCAAGGGCCGCTATTATCTGGCGCGCCAGCCGCACGACCTGGGCGGCGCGGCCCATGCCGCCTGCGTGATCTGCGACCATACCTTCGAGGCCGGCGACATGGCGCATTGCCCCGCCTATAGCGGCCCGATCTGCTCACTGTGCTGCACGCTGGACGCCCGCTGCCAGGACCGCTGCAAGACCGGATCGCGGCTGCAGGACCAGATGGGCGCGGCGCTGCAGCGCGTGCTGCCTGCGCCCGTCACGCCGCTCTTCCACACGCGGCTGGCGCATTACCTGGTGGCCATCGCGCTAATCGCCGGCCTGCTGGCGGCCGTGCTGTCGCTGATCTACTACCAGGAGGCCGTGTCCATGGCGCAGGCGGGCGCCGACGCCGGACCGCTGCGCGCGACCTTCCTGAAGTTGTACGCCGCGCTGCTGCTGATCGGCGGCGTGGCGGCCTGGTGGCTGGTGCTGACCAACGAGAGCCGGCAGGTGGCGCAGGAAGAGTCCGACCGCCAGACCAATCTGCTGCTGCGGGAGATCGAGGCGCACCGCGAAACCGACGCGCAGCTGCAGAAGGCGAAGGAAGCGGCCGAGGCCGCCAACCTGGCCAAGAGCCGCTTCATGGGCGGGCTGAGCCATGAGCTGCGCGCGCCGCTGAACAGCATCCTGGGCTACGCGCAGATACTGCAGCGCGACCCTGGCCTGCCGCCGGCGCGGCGCGAGGCGCTGGAGGTCATTCACCGCAGCGGCAAGCACCTGACCGGCCTGATCGACGGCCTGCTCGACATCGCGCGCATCGAGGCCGGCAAGCTGCGGCTGGACACCACGGAACTGAACCTGCCGGACTTCCTGGACCAGATCGTGAAGATGTTCCGGCCGCAGACCGCGCTGAAAGGCCTGCGCTTCGATTACCAGCCCGCGCCGGGCTTGCCGCAGATCGTGCATATCGACGAAAAGCGGCTGCGCCAGATTCTGATCAACCTGCTCAGCAACGCCGTGAAGTTCACGCCCGAGGGACACGTGGCGCTGCGCGTGCGCCAGGCGGCCGACATGGTGCAGATGGAGGTGGAAGACAGCGGCGCCGGGATACCGGCCGAGGACCTCGACCGCATCTTCATGCCCTTCGAGCGCAGCTGGGCGGCGGCCAGCCAGGGCGACACCGGCACGGGCCTGGGCCTGACCATCTGCCGCATGCTGACCAACATCATGGGCGGCGAGCTGACGGTGCGCAGCAAGGTGGGCCAGGGCAGCGTCTTCACGCTGAAGCTGTTCCTGCCCGAGGTGCGATCGCCGCGCGGCGGGCTGCCGCGGCCCGGCATGGTGACGGGCTATTCGGGCGCGCGTCGCAGCGTGCTGGTGGTGGACGACCAGGCTTCGCAGCGCCGCGTGCTGCGCGAGATGCTCGAGCCGCTGGGCTTCGAGGTGCACGAGGCCGACAGCGGCCATGCCTGCCTCACGCGCGCCGCCGCGCTGCAGCCGGCGCTGATCCTGATGGACTTGTCCATGCCAGGCCTGACCGGCAGCGAAGTGTCGCGCCTGCTGCGCGAACAGGGCGTGGCCACGCCCATCATCATCGTCTCGGCCAATGCCCACACGCTGGAACCGCGCGAAGCCGGAACCTGGAGCAACGACTGGCTGCTCAAGCCGGTGGCGCTCGACGAGCTGTTGGCCAAGGTGGGTACGCATCTGGGCCTGCAATGGATCGAGCCGCCGCCCATGCCGCGTCAGGCCGACGCCGGGGCGCTGGCCGGCATCGCGCTGGGCCGCGAGGACGCCGAAGCGCTGCTGGAGCTGGGCGCGATGGGCTACATCAAGGGCATCCAGGCACGCCTGCAGGACATCCGCCTGCGCGAACCGCACACCGCCGCGCTGCTGGACCACCTGGCCGCCCTGGCACGCGATTTCCGGTTGTCCGACTACGACACCCTGCTGAAAGACCATGTACGACGCCATGCCGATGCCCGTTCATAA
- the urtB gene encoding urea ABC transporter permease subunit UrtB: MESFSDLGAILLMQGFNGLSVFSVLLLMALGLAIIFGQMGVINMAHGEFLAVGAYTTYLFSELTQQYAPQLMPVYFFIAIAAAFTVTFALGWLVEWLMIRHLYRRPLDTLLATWGLSLVIQQALRSIFGPREVSPTLPDWLMGSVQPLDGVDIPINGLFVMSITLVLTGGLMLALFRSTWGLHVRATMQNRVMSGAVGIDTKRVDRVTFALGCGIAGIAGAAFTTIGSTGPTSGSLYIVDTFLTVVFGGAASLLGTIASAFAIAQTQSVSEFFMTGSMAKVLTLSAVVVILMLRPQGLFTIKVRK, encoded by the coding sequence ATGGAATCCTTCTCCGACCTGGGCGCGATCCTGCTGATGCAGGGCTTCAACGGCCTTTCCGTCTTCAGCGTGCTGCTGCTGATGGCGCTGGGGCTGGCCATCATCTTCGGCCAGATGGGCGTGATCAACATGGCCCATGGCGAGTTCCTGGCGGTGGGCGCCTATACCACCTATCTGTTCTCGGAACTGACGCAGCAGTATGCGCCGCAGCTGATGCCGGTGTACTTCTTCATCGCCATTGCGGCGGCCTTCACGGTCACGTTCGCGCTGGGCTGGCTGGTCGAATGGCTGATGATCCGCCATCTGTACCGGCGGCCGCTGGACACGCTGCTGGCCACGTGGGGGCTGTCTCTGGTGATCCAGCAGGCGCTGCGTTCCATCTTCGGCCCGCGCGAAGTCAGCCCCACGCTGCCCGATTGGCTGATGGGTTCGGTGCAGCCGCTGGACGGCGTGGACATCCCCATCAACGGACTGTTCGTGATGAGCATCACGCTCGTCCTGACCGGCGGGCTGATGCTGGCGCTGTTCCGTTCGACCTGGGGCCTGCACGTGCGCGCCACCATGCAGAACCGTGTGATGAGCGGCGCGGTCGGCATCGACACCAAACGGGTCGACCGCGTGACCTTCGCGCTGGGGTGCGGCATCGCGGGCATCGCGGGAGCGGCGTTCACCACCATAGGCTCCACCGGCCCCACCAGCGGCTCGCTGTACATCGTCGATACCTTCCTCACGGTGGTCTTCGGCGGAGCGGCCAGTCTGCTGGGCACCATCGCGTCCGCCTTCGCCATCGCGCAGACCCAGTCGGTCTCCGAATTCTTCATGACCGGTTCCATGGCCAAGGTGCTCACCTTGTCCGCGGTGGTCGTCATCCTGATGCTGCGCCCGCAGGGGCTGTTCACCATCAAGGTCCGCAAATAG
- the urtC gene encoding urea ABC transporter permease subunit UrtC, whose protein sequence is MQIFYRNVLGGREGLIGLAVLAAVVFVVFPLALDGFRLNLVGKYLAYAFVAVGLVLCWGYGGILSLGQGVFFGLGGYCMAMFLKLEASTVEATRIQSTPGIPDFMDWNQLTELPWFWVPFKSFLFTVLAVPVVPMLLALVLGIAMFKRRVGDTYFAIVTQAVALILSVLIIGQQGMTGGVNGITDLKTLLGWDIRTDSARVILYFVNAVLLFACILFGRFLLASKLGKLLVAMRDKEERVRFSGYDVASFKVFVFCVAAMFSAIGGAMFTLQVGFMSPSFVGIVPSIEMVIFAAVGGRLSLLGAVYGTLLVNFGKSYFSESFPQLWLFLMGGLFIAVVMAFPNGLAGLYAQYVRPRLGRWRRGAAVPAGARSTEAA, encoded by the coding sequence ATGCAGATTTTCTACAGGAACGTATTGGGTGGCCGCGAAGGCCTGATCGGACTGGCCGTGCTGGCGGCGGTGGTGTTCGTGGTGTTCCCGCTGGCGCTGGACGGCTTCCGGCTGAACCTGGTGGGCAAGTACCTGGCCTATGCCTTCGTGGCCGTCGGCCTGGTGCTGTGCTGGGGCTACGGCGGCATCCTCAGTCTCGGACAAGGCGTGTTCTTCGGGCTGGGCGGATACTGCATGGCCATGTTCCTGAAGCTGGAGGCTTCCACCGTCGAGGCCACCAGGATCCAGTCCACGCCCGGCATCCCCGACTTCATGGACTGGAACCAGCTGACCGAACTGCCGTGGTTCTGGGTGCCGTTCAAGAGCTTCCTGTTCACCGTGCTGGCCGTGCCCGTGGTGCCGATGCTGCTGGCGCTGGTGCTGGGCATCGCCATGTTCAAGCGGCGGGTGGGCGACACGTATTTCGCCATCGTCACGCAGGCGGTGGCGCTGATCCTGTCGGTGCTCATCATCGGCCAGCAGGGCATGACGGGCGGCGTCAACGGCATCACCGACCTGAAGACGCTGCTGGGCTGGGACATCCGCACCGACTCCGCGCGCGTCATCCTGTACTTCGTCAATGCCGTGCTGTTGTTCGCCTGCATCCTGTTCGGGCGGTTCCTGCTGGCCTCGAAGCTGGGCAAGCTGCTGGTGGCCATGCGCGACAAGGAAGAACGCGTGCGTTTCTCGGGCTATGACGTCGCCAGCTTCAAGGTCTTCGTGTTCTGCGTGGCGGCGATGTTCTCCGCCATCGGCGGCGCCATGTTCACGCTGCAGGTCGGATTCATGTCGCCTTCCTTCGTGGGCATCGTGCCGTCCATCGAGATGGTGATCTTCGCCGCGGTGGGCGGACGGCTCTCCCTGCTGGGCGCGGTGTACGGCACCTTGCTGGTCAACTTCGGCAAGAGCTACTTCTCGGAGAGCTTTCCGCAGCTGTGGCTGTTCCTGATGGGCGGCCTGTTCATCGCGGTGGTGATGGCGTTTCCCAATGGCCTGGCCGGGCTGTACGCGCAGTACGTCAGGCCGCGCCTGGGCCGCTGGCGGCGCGGTGCCGCCGTGCCGGCCGGCGCCCGCTCGACGGAGGCCGCATGA